The following proteins are encoded in a genomic region of Sorangiineae bacterium MSr12523:
- a CDS encoding amidohydrolase: MKCETMTSAIVLAVSMASTQCMAQNMAVQSAAPQQALEREIEAVRPKMVGWRRDIHSHPELSGQEVRTSKLVAEHLRSLGLEVATDVGGHGVVGLLRGGRPGKVVALRADMDGLPVKEATGLPFASTATASYRGETTAVMHACGHDGHTAMLMAVAEVLSHMKARIPGTVKFIFQPAEEGVPDGKIAGARAMVAQGVMDRPKVDAVFGLHIMPLLPTGSVGYRGGPLLASSDSFEIRIQGKGTHGALPWNGVDPIVTSAQVVVDLQTIVSRQLDISKEPAVISVGSIHGGNRENIIPESVKMLGTLRTFDDGMRNDAKRRIQTMTESIATAHGAKGVVEFVQPGYSVTNNDPALTERMIPTLRWATGGKAVLTDKVSVAEDFSEYQKAAPGVFLLLGAPPKGKTPQTASRNHSPTFDFDEDAMPVGVRTLSGLALDYLGSAK, from the coding sequence ATGAAATGCGAAACGATGACGTCCGCGATCGTGCTCGCGGTCTCGATGGCCTCCACGCAGTGCATGGCGCAAAACATGGCGGTGCAATCGGCTGCGCCGCAGCAAGCGCTGGAGCGCGAGATCGAAGCGGTGCGGCCCAAAATGGTCGGCTGGCGGCGCGACATTCATAGCCATCCCGAATTGTCGGGCCAGGAGGTGCGCACCTCCAAGCTGGTCGCCGAGCATCTGCGCAGCCTTGGCTTGGAGGTGGCGACCGACGTGGGCGGCCATGGGGTCGTGGGCCTTTTGCGGGGCGGGCGCCCGGGCAAAGTCGTCGCGTTGCGCGCGGACATGGATGGCTTGCCGGTGAAGGAAGCCACCGGGCTGCCCTTCGCCTCGACGGCAACGGCATCGTACCGCGGCGAAACCACCGCCGTGATGCACGCCTGCGGGCACGATGGGCACACGGCCATGTTGATGGCCGTGGCCGAGGTGCTGTCGCACATGAAGGCGCGCATCCCCGGCACGGTGAAGTTCATTTTCCAGCCGGCCGAGGAAGGCGTTCCCGACGGCAAGATCGCCGGTGCGCGCGCGATGGTCGCGCAGGGCGTGATGGATCGCCCCAAGGTCGATGCCGTCTTCGGCCTGCACATCATGCCGCTGCTGCCCACGGGAAGCGTCGGGTACCGCGGCGGTCCCTTGTTGGCCAGCTCCGATTCCTTCGAGATCCGCATCCAGGGCAAGGGCACGCACGGTGCGTTGCCCTGGAACGGCGTCGATCCCATCGTGACGTCGGCACAGGTCGTGGTCGACCTGCAAACCATCGTGAGCCGCCAGCTCGACATCAGCAAAGAGCCGGCTGTGATTTCCGTGGGCTCGATCCATGGCGGAAATCGCGAAAACATCATTCCCGAGAGCGTGAAGATGCTCGGCACCCTGCGCACCTTCGACGACGGCATGCGGAACGATGCCAAACGTCGCATCCAGACGATGACCGAGTCCATCGCCACCGCGCATGGAGCCAAGGGCGTCGTGGAGTTCGTGCAGCCCGGCTACAGCGTGACCAACAACGATCCTGCGCTCACCGAGCGCATGATCCCGACCTTGCGCTGGGCCACGGGTGGCAAGGCGGTGCTGACGGACAAGGTGAGCGTCGCGGAAGACTTTTCCGAGTACCAAAAGGCGGCGCCCGGTGTGTTCCTCCTGCTCGGCGCCCCGCCCAAAGGCAAAACCCCGCAGACGGCGTCGCGAAACCACTCGCCCACGTTCGACTTCGACGAGGACGCGATGCCCGTGGGCGTGCGCACCCTCAGTGGGCTGGCGCTGGATTATCTGGGGTCCGCGAAATAG
- a CDS encoding TetR/AcrR family transcriptional regulator, producing MSDAKSEERDAARRAAILKAARECFLQFGYAKTSLDDIAKRANISRPLIYRKFKNKEDVFSALLEHDFMSRYPEAEKVLAGTVSPREKLFRLYEILLLEPWSDMRRAPMALEFYETCERQFPEVQAKQSRLLLKATQSILESKELSQVFMLAVEGLYSDIPTISVLRRRLQLLVERFV from the coding sequence ATGTCGGACGCGAAATCGGAAGAGCGCGATGCTGCCCGGCGGGCCGCCATCCTGAAGGCCGCGCGCGAATGCTTCCTCCAGTTCGGCTACGCGAAAACGTCGCTGGATGATATCGCGAAGCGGGCCAACATTTCCCGGCCGCTCATCTATCGCAAGTTCAAGAACAAGGAGGACGTCTTCTCCGCGTTGCTCGAGCACGATTTCATGTCGCGCTACCCCGAGGCGGAGAAGGTGCTGGCCGGAACCGTCAGCCCGCGGGAAAAGCTCTTTCGACTTTACGAGATTCTGCTCTTGGAGCCCTGGTCGGACATGCGCCGAGCGCCCATGGCGCTCGAGTTCTACGAGACGTGCGAGCGCCAGTTTCCCGAGGTGCAGGCCAAGCAGTCACGCCTGCTGCTGAAGGCGACCCAAAGCATTCTCGAATCGAAAGAGCTTTCGCAGGTGTTCATGCTGGCCGTCGAGGGGCTGTATTCCGATATCCCGACGATCAGCGTCTTGCGCCGGCGGCTGCAGCTCCTCGTCGAGCGCTTCGTTTAG
- a CDS encoding LysR family transcriptional regulator — MDTDLPFLATFTSIYETGNVTRAAAALHRTQPTVSYQLRRLEEVLGQPLFIRRAARVVATPLADQLYRLVRGFTRDVELLRKGEGEKDTGLLLASVSAFGRYILFPVLLGEEFAQRPITLRYPELDEVLRRVRDGQVDAGFVYRAPVDARLSVEPVYEETLDLIAGAAWARKLRTMEAFQDVPLVTYDDGDYVVGRWFGHHFGRRAPRWSSVSHFEEVEEVVATVAAGRGVAILPGFCTRAAPGRVKVVRWGRPPLRNTVFMVRRAEMPEHPGIAQLLTALRKVPEKA; from the coding sequence ATGGATACCGATCTGCCGTTTCTCGCCACGTTCACCAGCATTTACGAGACCGGCAATGTCACGCGTGCGGCCGCGGCGCTTCATCGCACCCAGCCCACGGTCAGCTACCAACTGCGCCGCCTCGAGGAGGTCCTTGGGCAGCCGCTGTTCATCCGCCGCGCGGCGCGCGTGGTGGCCACGCCCTTGGCCGACCAACTTTATCGATTGGTGCGCGGCTTCACACGCGATGTCGAGCTTCTTCGCAAGGGCGAGGGGGAAAAGGACACCGGCCTTTTGCTCGCGTCAGTTTCCGCGTTCGGGCGCTACATCCTTTTTCCCGTGTTGCTCGGCGAGGAGTTCGCGCAGCGGCCCATCACCTTGCGCTACCCCGAGCTCGACGAAGTGCTGCGCCGCGTGCGCGATGGGCAGGTCGATGCCGGTTTCGTCTACCGCGCACCCGTCGATGCGCGTCTCAGCGTCGAGCCGGTGTACGAGGAGACGCTGGACCTCATTGCCGGTGCCGCGTGGGCGCGAAAGCTGCGCACCATGGAGGCCTTTCAAGACGTGCCGCTCGTCACCTACGACGATGGCGACTACGTCGTGGGCCGGTGGTTCGGACATCATTTCGGCCGCCGTGCCCCGCGCTGGTCGAGCGTGAGCCACTTCGAGGAGGTGGAGGAGGTCGTCGCCACGGTCGCGGCCGGTCGTGGCGTGGCCATCCTTCCGGGCTTCTGCACACGTGCAGCGCCGGGGCGCGTGAAGGTGGTGCGTTGGGGCAGGCCTCCCTTGCGCAACACGGTCTTCATGGTGCGGCGCGCCGAAATGCCCGAACACCCCGGCATCGCGCAACTCCTCACAGCCCTGCGCAAAGTGCCGGAGAAAGCGTAA
- a CDS encoding quinone oxidoreductase, which yields MARVVRIHEYGKPEVLRIEEVPVGRPGPGEVRLRQTVIGLNFVEVYFRRGTFPVPGFPWPIGNEAAGIVDEIGANVTEVKVGDRVAYADGPHGAYATERLYPADRLVPIPDNVSDEQAASVVLKGLTARYLLKEVVPLSPGDTVLFQAAAGGVGTIFVRWARALGIRVIGTVSTEEKAAFAREAGCVAVIDRSRESLGDRVHALTEGRGVKAAFDSIGRDTVRASLASLGPRGTLVVFGKASGEPEPIVPFELAPRSLFVTWPILPVYTASRSQLLTAASDLFAAVGNGHVDARPNRVYAFDDVVQAQRDLESGRTMGAAVLRI from the coding sequence ATGGCGCGTGTGGTTCGCATTCATGAATATGGGAAACCCGAGGTTTTGCGCATCGAAGAAGTGCCCGTCGGCCGCCCTGGCCCGGGGGAGGTGCGCCTCCGGCAGACGGTCATAGGGTTGAACTTCGTCGAGGTGTACTTCCGGCGCGGCACCTTTCCGGTGCCAGGTTTTCCGTGGCCGATCGGCAACGAAGCGGCCGGGATTGTGGACGAGATCGGGGCGAACGTGACCGAAGTAAAGGTTGGCGATCGCGTGGCGTACGCGGACGGTCCTCACGGCGCCTATGCGACGGAGCGTCTGTATCCGGCCGATCGGCTGGTGCCCATTCCGGACAACGTCTCCGACGAGCAAGCGGCCAGCGTGGTGCTCAAGGGATTGACGGCGCGCTACCTGCTGAAAGAGGTCGTGCCGCTATCGCCGGGCGACACGGTGCTGTTCCAAGCGGCCGCCGGCGGGGTGGGGACGATCTTCGTGCGCTGGGCACGCGCGCTGGGCATTCGCGTCATCGGGACCGTTTCCACCGAGGAAAAGGCGGCGTTCGCGCGCGAAGCCGGCTGCGTGGCGGTCATCGATCGGAGCCGGGAAAGCCTCGGCGATCGCGTGCACGCCTTGACGGAGGGACGCGGCGTCAAGGCTGCGTTCGACTCCATCGGTCGCGACACGGTCCGCGCATCGCTGGCCTCCCTTGGGCCGCGCGGCACGTTGGTGGTGTTCGGCAAAGCCTCGGGCGAGCCGGAGCCCATCGTCCCCTTCGAATTGGCACCGCGCTCCCTCTTCGTCACATGGCCGATTTTGCCTGTGTACACGGCCAGCCGCAGCCAGCTGCTCACCGCTGCGAGCGATCTGTTCGCCGCCGTGGGCAACGGCCACGTCGATGCCCGGCCAAATCGCGTCTACGCCTTCGACGACGTCGTGCAGGCGCAGCGCGATTTGGAAAGTGGCCGCACGATGGGTGCGGCCGTACTTCGTATTTAG
- a CDS encoding DUF3634 family protein, whose translation MDSLVLYAVVLAVLAAFLWHVARQDEFFRVSIRKGRVLVIRGRIPAGYLADLRDVGRHVERGTVRAVKDSGGALLVLSASIDGVTAQRMRNSFSLYPVVKLRAAPPLAHPNIGQVLGIEWLAWRLAPPIE comes from the coding sequence ATGGACAGCCTCGTGCTTTATGCGGTGGTGCTCGCCGTCCTCGCTGCGTTCCTCTGGCACGTCGCACGGCAGGACGAGTTCTTTCGCGTATCGATCCGCAAGGGGCGCGTGCTGGTCATCCGCGGGAGGATCCCCGCGGGCTACCTTGCGGATCTGCGCGACGTCGGTCGCCACGTCGAGCGCGGAACGGTGCGCGCGGTGAAAGACTCCGGGGGCGCGCTCCTGGTCCTTTCGGCGTCGATCGACGGGGTCACGGCCCAGCGCATGCGCAATAGTTTCTCGCTCTATCCCGTGGTGAAGTTGCGCGCGGCCCCGCCGCTCGCACACCCGAACATCGGGCAGGTGCTGGGCATCGAGTGGCTCGCATGGCGCCTCGCGCCGCCCATCGAGTAG
- a CDS encoding carbonic anhydrase family protein: protein MKRTLLLGVAVVLTSFVVVVAARSSIGKQDDGPRCESDDGTKGTWSHSQSDNQGGPNEWGELADGTGKVLYPDCAATTQQSPIAIPARTEVAKDAFALDNQHLKWLPAAPVKDVINNGHTWQANFAPGSKMLVDSKEYELVQVHFHSPSEHTLEGRSYPLEIHFVHVGPQGARPFASVVAVMAEEDAVDNPEFAKIWSSFNACPQKTPTAVSNVTLDLTKLLPEDRGYHRYDGSLTAPPCTASVRFHMLSHPIKVSAAQVKAFTRALGPTNRPIQPIVLGTEIEYATQN, encoded by the coding sequence ATGAAGCGCACATTGCTCCTCGGTGTCGCCGTGGTGTTGACGTCGTTCGTCGTGGTGGTTGCGGCACGCAGCAGCATCGGGAAACAAGACGACGGCCCTCGATGCGAAAGTGACGATGGAACCAAAGGGACGTGGAGCCATTCGCAAAGCGATAACCAAGGCGGGCCCAATGAATGGGGAGAACTCGCCGATGGCACGGGCAAAGTCCTTTATCCCGATTGTGCAGCCACCACGCAACAATCGCCCATTGCCATTCCCGCGAGGACGGAAGTTGCCAAAGATGCCTTTGCCCTCGACAACCAGCATCTGAAGTGGCTCCCCGCCGCCCCCGTCAAAGACGTCATCAACAACGGCCACACCTGGCAAGCGAACTTCGCGCCCGGAAGCAAGATGCTCGTCGATTCGAAGGAGTACGAGCTCGTTCAAGTGCATTTTCACTCGCCGAGCGAGCACACACTCGAGGGTCGCTCCTATCCGCTGGAGATCCATTTCGTTCATGTCGGCCCGCAGGGCGCGCGGCCTTTTGCATCGGTCGTCGCCGTGATGGCGGAAGAGGACGCGGTCGACAATCCCGAGTTCGCGAAGATCTGGAGCAGCTTCAATGCCTGTCCCCAAAAGACTCCAACCGCGGTGTCGAACGTGACCCTCGACCTGACGAAGCTCCTGCCGGAAGACCGTGGATATCACCGATACGACGGCTCGCTCACCGCGCCGCCCTGTACCGCAAGCGTGCGCTTCCACATGCTCTCGCATCCCATCAAAGTGTCGGCAGCGCAGGTCAAGGCCTTCACGCGCGCGCTGGGCCCGACGAACCGGCCGATTCAGCCCATCGTATTGGGTACCGAGATCGAATACGCCACTCAGAACTGA
- a CDS encoding TetR family transcriptional regulator, giving the protein MAEGGRVYGGLPQLARSEQRRQRLLEAALDAIGEAGIKGISLRSVCARASLTSRYFYESFPDLDALLLALFDSVVDEITAASVQAVAAAPWDALTRTRAGLEAGIHVVSNDHRKAKVLLVSSSGHGPLQQRRREKLVEVAGVMSKVTREFYGADKITPTDARLTTITFAAGFIELLDEWLSGTLSIPLPRLVDHMAKMFVASATVHSK; this is encoded by the coding sequence ATGGCAGAAGGTGGACGCGTCTACGGGGGGCTACCCCAGCTCGCGCGGAGCGAGCAACGCCGGCAGCGGCTGCTCGAGGCTGCGCTCGATGCCATCGGCGAAGCCGGCATCAAAGGGATCAGCTTGCGCTCGGTGTGCGCGCGCGCCAGCCTCACGAGCCGCTACTTCTACGAGAGCTTCCCCGATCTGGATGCGCTGCTGCTGGCGCTGTTCGACAGCGTCGTCGACGAGATCACGGCGGCGTCCGTGCAGGCGGTGGCCGCTGCGCCATGGGATGCGTTGACCCGCACACGCGCCGGCCTGGAGGCCGGCATCCACGTGGTCTCGAACGACCACCGCAAGGCCAAGGTTCTGTTGGTCTCCTCTTCGGGGCACGGCCCGCTGCAGCAACGCCGACGCGAGAAGCTCGTCGAGGTGGCGGGCGTGATGAGCAAAGTCACCCGCGAGTTCTACGGCGCGGACAAGATCACGCCCACGGACGCCCGCCTCACGACGATCACCTTCGCCGCCGGCTTCATCGAACTCCTCGACGAATGGCTCTCCGGCACCCTTTCTATCCCGCTGCCTCGCTTGGTCGATCACATGGCCAAAATGTTCGTCGCCTCGGCCACTGTGCACTCCAAGTGA
- a CDS encoding MFS transporter: MWIDVRPLRRRDFRLLFAGQFVSFFGTMLTYVALPYQVFQLTRSSLAVGAIGIVELVALLSTAFAGGAFADSMDRRKLLLWAESLLGLTALVLAGNSLLPHPNVWAIYVLAGLMSALNGFHRPALEALTPRLVPAEEIGGTVALSQLRHTISMIAGPALAGFLIATLGLAWTFAIDVGTYAIAVTCLAIMRGVPAPAEAAPPSIARVIEGLRYAASRQELLGTYIVDIIAMTFGMPTALFPALAEAHGWGASIGWLYAAPSAGAFLATLTSGWTRKVRRHGLAIAIAASVWGVAIAAAGMTDRLPLVLLLLALAGAGDMVSGLFRGRIWNETIPDHLRGRLASIEMVSYSTGPLLGNAEAGFAAALVGLRGSIVSGGLLCVGGVVLSLYFLPGFLRYKADK, translated from the coding sequence ATGTGGATTGACGTTCGTCCCCTTCGCCGTCGCGATTTTCGTCTGCTGTTCGCCGGACAATTCGTCTCGTTTTTCGGCACCATGCTCACGTACGTCGCGCTGCCGTATCAGGTTTTCCAACTGACCCGCTCCTCGCTGGCCGTCGGAGCCATCGGCATCGTCGAGCTCGTGGCATTGCTCTCCACCGCCTTCGCCGGCGGCGCATTCGCCGATTCGATGGACCGCCGCAAGCTCCTCTTGTGGGCCGAAAGCCTCCTCGGCTTGACCGCGTTGGTGCTGGCGGGCAATTCGCTTTTGCCGCACCCCAATGTGTGGGCGATCTACGTGCTCGCAGGGCTCATGTCGGCGCTCAATGGCTTCCACCGCCCGGCCCTCGAGGCGCTCACCCCGAGGCTCGTCCCGGCGGAGGAAATCGGAGGAACCGTCGCGCTCTCGCAGCTTCGCCACACCATCAGCATGATCGCCGGGCCCGCGCTGGCCGGATTCCTCATTGCCACCTTGGGGCTCGCATGGACCTTCGCCATCGACGTCGGGACCTATGCCATCGCCGTCACTTGCCTCGCGATCATGCGCGGCGTGCCCGCCCCGGCGGAGGCTGCGCCGCCCAGCATCGCGCGTGTCATCGAGGGCCTGCGCTACGCGGCCAGCCGGCAAGAGCTTCTGGGCACGTACATCGTGGACATCATCGCGATGACCTTCGGCATGCCCACCGCGCTCTTTCCCGCGCTCGCCGAGGCGCACGGATGGGGAGCCTCCATCGGCTGGCTCTACGCCGCACCCTCCGCAGGCGCCTTCCTGGCCACGCTCACCAGCGGGTGGACACGCAAGGTGCGCCGGCACGGCCTGGCCATCGCCATCGCGGCCTCGGTCTGGGGCGTGGCCATCGCCGCCGCGGGCATGACCGACCGCCTTCCGTTGGTCCTCTTGCTCCTGGCCCTCGCGGGCGCCGGCGACATGGTGAGCGGGCTGTTTCGCGGCCGCATTTGGAATGAAACCATTCCCGATCATCTGCGCGGACGTCTCGCCTCCATCGAGATGGTGAGCTATTCGACCGGGCCTCTTTTGGGCAATGCCGAAGCGGGATTCGCCGCAGCGCTCGTCGGCTTGCGCGGGTCGATCGTGTCCGGCGGCCTCTTGTGCGTCGGCGGGGTGGTGCTGAGCCTGTATTTCCTCCCCGGATTTTTGCGCTACAAAGCAGACAAGTAA
- a CDS encoding Lrp/AsnC family transcriptional regulator, producing the protein MSSKTSMSKPSRMNEDVDATDRNLIELLRKDGRQPILALARALRVSRSTVQDRLARLVREGIIKRFTIELAKPVEPTSVRAFLMIRIEGRPCARMIPSLMGFPEVESCHHVSGPMDVLLSVRVANLAALNELRERIGASTGILSVTAVPVLRTHLDGPM; encoded by the coding sequence ATGTCCAGCAAGACCAGCATGAGCAAGCCAAGCAGGATGAACGAGGACGTCGACGCAACGGACCGCAACCTCATCGAGCTGCTGCGCAAAGATGGCCGCCAGCCCATTCTCGCGCTCGCCCGCGCGCTGCGCGTCTCGCGAAGTACCGTGCAAGATCGGCTCGCGCGGCTGGTGCGCGAGGGCATCATCAAGCGCTTCACCATCGAGCTCGCGAAGCCCGTCGAGCCAACCAGTGTGAGAGCGTTTCTCATGATCCGCATCGAAGGGCGCCCCTGCGCGCGCATGATTCCGTCGCTCATGGGCTTTCCGGAAGTCGAATCCTGCCATCACGTTTCCGGCCCGATGGATGTGCTGCTTTCCGTACGGGTTGCCAACCTCGCCGCCCTGAACGAGCTGCGCGAACGCATCGGTGCCTCCACCGGAATTCTCAGTGTCACGGCCGTTCCGGTGTTGCGAACCCACCTGGATGGCCCTATGTGA
- a CDS encoding LysE family translocator codes for MVELRDLALFAFAALMMVLTPGPNMVYLVSRSLCQGRNAALFSLFGVALGFLFHMLLAAFGLSVVFVTIPIAYDALKLAGAAYLLWLAWQAVKPGAPSVFETRKLPPDSKTKLFLMGLFTNILNPKIAVFYLSIFTQFLHPERGSVLMQSVVLGGTQIAISFAVNFTIIMTAGAVSVWFSTRPFWVRIQKWFMGAVLAGLAVKLAASRR; via the coding sequence ATGGTGGAACTGCGAGATCTCGCCCTTTTTGCCTTCGCCGCGTTGATGATGGTGCTCACCCCGGGTCCCAACATGGTGTACCTGGTGTCGCGCTCGCTCTGCCAAGGAAGGAACGCTGCGCTTTTCTCCCTCTTCGGCGTGGCGCTCGGGTTCCTCTTCCACATGCTCCTGGCCGCTTTTGGGTTGTCCGTGGTCTTCGTCACCATCCCGATTGCGTACGACGCGTTGAAGCTGGCCGGTGCCGCCTACCTGCTCTGGCTGGCCTGGCAGGCCGTAAAGCCTGGCGCGCCCTCCGTGTTCGAAACGCGAAAGCTGCCCCCGGATTCCAAGACGAAGCTCTTTTTGATGGGCCTCTTCACCAACATCCTGAATCCCAAAATCGCGGTCTTCTATCTCTCGATCTTCACTCAGTTCCTCCACCCAGAGCGAGGCTCGGTCCTCATGCAGAGCGTCGTACTGGGTGGAACGCAGATCGCCATCAGCTTCGCGGTGAACTTCACCATCATCATGACCGCCGGCGCCGTCAGCGTGTGGTTCTCCACGCGCCCGTTCTGGGTGCGCATCCAAAAATGGTTCATGGGCGCCGTTCTGGCGGGGCTCGCGGTGAAGCTGGCGGCGAGCCGCCGGTAG
- a CDS encoding phospholipase D-like domain-containing protein, whose amino-acid sequence MTSLRNVGAAMSLVCLLALCRCSTEAEAEPEVTGMTQDAINVAQTTIGGFPVHVHFTNPPAFAGDDRTILNEVTRLLNETPAGETVRAAIHSLTANGIYDALIAAKNRGVILKIVEDGSDEFDEDTSPRELHAALGANHVFCGNRVVNKNYGCITTDPSGIMHTKLFTFSKTKDPSGVLRSNVSWFASANMTYASGSKMFNNAITVYGDTALYDYFVGYFGHLFAQKHYSGNDYYDADARRGYFEGNTARVYTSPEQDSDLVYNRLNDIVADSTCRIRVAQAGINDSRMKLIDLLVARKRAGCQVWVVADGIENDALAKLKGAGIPVRHHVVHDKFILVNSKFAASTTNRYLIFTGSHNWTYSANYRNDEIFVRLESKDLYDAFYTHFNDAYNNGTGM is encoded by the coding sequence ATGACGAGCTTACGCAACGTTGGCGCGGCGATGTCCCTCGTTTGTCTTCTGGCATTGTGCCGCTGTAGCACGGAGGCGGAGGCCGAACCCGAAGTTACGGGGATGACGCAGGATGCCATCAACGTGGCCCAAACGACGATTGGCGGCTTTCCGGTGCACGTCCATTTCACCAATCCGCCGGCTTTCGCGGGGGACGATCGGACGATTCTCAACGAGGTTACACGGCTTTTGAACGAGACGCCGGCAGGGGAGACCGTCCGCGCGGCCATTCATAGCCTTACGGCCAATGGCATTTACGATGCGCTCATTGCCGCGAAGAACCGCGGGGTCATTTTGAAGATCGTCGAGGATGGCTCCGACGAGTTCGACGAGGATACGTCGCCGCGGGAGCTGCACGCGGCGTTGGGCGCAAACCACGTGTTTTGCGGCAACCGCGTGGTGAACAAGAATTACGGCTGCATCACCACGGATCCCAGCGGGATCATGCATACGAAGCTCTTTACCTTCAGCAAAACGAAAGATCCGTCGGGGGTGTTGCGCTCCAACGTGAGCTGGTTTGCCTCTGCGAACATGACGTATGCATCGGGGTCGAAGATGTTCAACAACGCCATCACCGTGTACGGCGATACGGCGCTTTACGACTACTTCGTGGGGTATTTTGGTCATCTCTTTGCGCAAAAGCACTATTCGGGGAACGACTATTACGATGCCGATGCACGGCGGGGTTACTTCGAGGGCAATACGGCCCGCGTCTACACCTCACCGGAGCAGGATAGCGATCTCGTTTACAATCGATTGAACGACATCGTCGCGGATTCCACGTGCCGCATCCGGGTGGCCCAAGCAGGCATCAACGACTCACGCATGAAGCTCATCGACCTCTTGGTGGCGCGCAAGCGTGCGGGTTGCCAAGTATGGGTCGTCGCCGACGGTATCGAGAACGATGCGCTGGCCAAGTTGAAGGGCGCCGGAATTCCGGTGCGGCACCACGTCGTGCACGACAAGTTCATCCTGGTGAACTCGAAATTCGCCGCGTCAACGACGAACCGGTACCTGATCTTCACCGGTTCCCACAATTGGACCTACTCGGCGAATTACCGCAACGACGAGATCTTCGTCCGCCTCGAGAGCAAAGATTTGTACGACGCCTTCTACACCCACTTCAACGACGCCTACAACAACGGGACCGGGATGTAA
- a CDS encoding TetR/AcrR family transcriptional regulator, producing the protein MARPREFDIEVALHDAIDVFWTLGYGGASMEELIKGMGLTKGSLYKAFGDKRSLFLMALQRYIDERLTRYEVGLTRPGSPKAAIREILLDYVKRATDPFDTRGCLVTNTTTEMATRDPEIARVLAGMFARLEDLFAGAIARAKASGEVDASKDERALARFFVLTIQGVRVMSHMRPDPRHLASSVEVALSALSSGPISRTPDNPAPAH; encoded by the coding sequence ATGGCACGCCCGCGCGAATTCGATATCGAGGTTGCGCTGCACGACGCAATCGACGTCTTCTGGACGCTCGGTTACGGCGGAGCATCCATGGAAGAGCTCATCAAGGGCATGGGGCTCACCAAGGGCAGCCTTTACAAGGCATTCGGCGACAAGCGCTCACTCTTTCTCATGGCGCTCCAGCGCTACATCGACGAGCGACTCACGCGCTACGAGGTCGGCCTCACCCGCCCCGGCTCGCCCAAGGCGGCCATCCGGGAGATCTTGCTCGACTACGTCAAACGCGCGACCGATCCTTTCGACACGCGCGGCTGCCTGGTGACCAACACCACCACGGAAATGGCCACACGCGATCCCGAGATTGCGCGCGTTCTCGCGGGCATGTTCGCGCGGCTGGAAGACCTTTTCGCGGGCGCGATCGCCCGCGCGAAGGCATCCGGCGAGGTGGACGCATCGAAGGACGAGCGCGCGCTTGCACGCTTTTTCGTGCTCACCATCCAGGGCGTGCGCGTGATGAGCCACATGCGCCCCGATCCGCGCCACCTCGCGTCCAGTGTGGAGGTGGCGCTTTCCGCGCTGTCGTCCGGGCCTATTTCGCGGACCCCAGATAATCCAGCGCCAGCCCACTGA
- a CDS encoding pseudouridine synthase, with the protein MPSLPPIELLFVDDHVVVANKPSGLLVHRGWDNDDDVALFRVRDAIGQRVHPVHRLDRGTSGALIFARTAEAAAVLARAFEEGRVRKSYLALVRGITPESGRIDYAIPRAVDGPRVPAVTSFRRVAPSPIDRCSLVEAMPETGRLHQIRRHLRHIHHPLVGDVKYGSGEINRHYRAVYGLHRLALHARLLSFQHPATGEPVTVTAPVPDDFGAALTALGLPRDTDFETHVD; encoded by the coding sequence GTGCCCAGCCTTCCTCCCATCGAGCTCCTCTTCGTCGACGATCATGTCGTGGTGGCCAACAAACCGTCGGGCCTTCTCGTGCACCGCGGATGGGACAATGACGACGATGTTGCGCTTTTTCGGGTGCGCGATGCGATTGGCCAGCGGGTGCACCCGGTGCATCGGCTCGATCGGGGAACCAGCGGGGCGCTCATCTTTGCGCGCACGGCGGAGGCGGCCGCCGTGCTCGCACGCGCCTTCGAGGAGGGACGGGTTCGCAAGTCATACCTGGCACTGGTCCGCGGCATCACCCCCGAATCGGGCCGAATCGACTATGCCATTCCCCGCGCCGTCGATGGGCCGCGCGTCCCCGCGGTGACGAGCTTTCGACGGGTCGCCCCCTCCCCCATCGACCGCTGTTCGCTCGTGGAGGCCATGCCGGAGACGGGACGGCTGCATCAGATTCGACGCCACCTGCGGCATATCCATCATCCGCTGGTCGGGGACGTGAAATACGGTTCGGGGGAAATCAATCGCCACTACCGCGCCGTGTATGGGCTGCATCGCTTGGCGCTGCACGCGCGGCTTCTTTCCTTTCAACACCCCGCAACGGGCGAGCCCGTGACCGTCACGGCGCCGGTGCCCGATGATTTCGGCGCGGCGCTGACCGCGCTCGGACTCCCGCGCGACACCGACTTCGAAACCCATGTGGATTGA